The following proteins are encoded in a genomic region of Triticum dicoccoides isolate Atlit2015 ecotype Zavitan chromosome 1B, WEW_v2.0, whole genome shotgun sequence:
- the LOC119349031 gene encoding probable transcriptional regulatory protein At2g25830 → MASAARALGALLHRASSFSSSASALRSASLVHRNGPTGGASLFQGHVARRRIWTFQPLCMGRRSCKIAGRKGAQNLKKMKRNSKIGKEIVAAIKKGGPSPSSNTALAALLEKVRELDVPKEVVERNIKRASEKGQDTYTEKIYEVYGFGGVGMVVEVLTDKITRSIADIRNVVKDCGAKLADSGSVTFRFRQARVVNIKVTDADKDQLLSVALDAGADDVIEPNFDDEDDSEEEVLERFYKIVTTSENYPVVLSKLQEEGLKFETDNGYELLPLNPIEVDDEAMELNKDLVLKLLELDDVDAVYTDQK, encoded by the exons ATGGCGTCCGCCGCGCGGGCTCTGGGCGCGCTCCTCCACAGGGCCTCTTCGTTTTCGTCCTCCGCCTCTGCTCTCAGGAGCGCCTCCCTTGTACACA GGAATGGCCCAACTGGTGGCGCCAGCTTGTTCCAGGGGCACGTGGCTAGGCGGAGGATTTGGACGTTCCAGCCGCTCTGCATGGGGCGGCGCTCCTGCAAGATCGCCGGGAGGAAG GGTGCTCAGAATTTGAAAAAGATGAAGCGCAACAGCAAAATCGGAAAAGAAATCGTTGCTGC CATCAAGAAGGGCGGTCCAAGTCCTTCATCCAACACAGCTTTAGCAGCGCTACTAGAGAAAGTAAGAGAGCTTGATGTCCCCAAGGAAGTTGTTGAGCGTAACATCAAAAGAGCTTCAGAGAAGGGTCAGGATACTTACACAGAAAAGATTTATGAG GTCTATGGTTTTGGTGGAGTAGGCATGGTCGTCGAGGTCCTTACAGACAAAATTACAAGATCTATTGCGGATATTAGAAATGTTGTAAAAGACTGTGGAGCAAAATTGGCTGATTCTGGGTCTGTTacattcagattcagacaagcTCGAGTGGTTAACATAAAAGTTACAGATGCTGATAAGGACCAACTACTCTCGGTTGCTTTGGATGCTGGTGCTGATGATGTTATTGAACcaaattttgatgatgaagatgactCTGAAGAAGAGGTTCTAGAGAG ATTTTACAAGATAGTTACTACATCTGAAAACTATCCTGTTGTGCTATCAAAGCTACAAGAGGAAGGACTGAAATTTGAAACGGATAATGGTTATGAACTGCTGCCTCTCAATCCGATTGAG GTGGATGACGAGGCCATGGAACTTAACAAGGACCTTGTATTGAAGTTGCTTGAATTGGATGATGTTGATGCTGTCTACACAGACCAGAAGTGA
- the LOC119349030 gene encoding wall-associated receptor kinase 2-like — protein sequence MAIASAAAVLVLAIVAAAAATAETTAPPIGLTGCATSCGDVSVPYPFGFGPPRCHWPGLNLTCDTSGSQPPRLLLGDGALRVAAISLLNATVRVVRAGSIIDSASVTSDRNVSFGGGFVDAGYMLSNGNELVLSGCNLLATLVEDLGVGPGRSGIISGCASFCSFRNKKVDSVGQLAGKYCSGMACCQAPINYHSSPTGVHLRWLDAGNHSEALTFLPTYVFVAEEGWFDRRPLADELLSVKQGPSKAALEVPFVLLWGVKQGLPPLPSLTANTSTACSDEAHRRLCKSDHSVCAVGNLGYTCQCQGGYDGNPYLTQGCQDVNECEQPHDYGCFGKCINTIGGYKCQCPQGTHGNYTIKDGCIKSAATGTSIGIGVGIAVGFMLLVLATIFVVQRFKHKRQILLKQKFFKQNRGQLLQQLVSPRIDIAERMIIPIDELAKATNNFDKARELGGGGHGTVYKGILSDLHVVAIKKSKITVQKEIDEFINEVAILSQINHRNVVKLIGCCLETEVPLLVYEFVSNGTLYDHLHVERPKSLSWVTRFRIATEIASALAYLHSSVSIPIIHRDIKSSNILLNESMTSKVSDFGASRYIPTDKTGLTTMVQGTIGYLDPMYFYTGRLTEKSDVYSFGVILIELLTRKKPFSYFFLDGDGLVSHFVKLLADQMLVQILDPQVIEEGGKEVHQLSILAASCIKLNAEDRPTMRQVEHTLEGLIVSKKFIQNNVEVEKILENGITMMNCSLKEGRKSPPECSRRYSMEEEILMSARYPR from the exons ATGGCCATAGCCTCAGCAGCGGCAGTACTCGTGCTAGCGATCGTGGCCGCAGCCGCGGCCACGGCAGAGACTACAGCGCCGCCGATAGGGCTGACCGGCTGCGCCACCAGCTGCGGGGACGTGAGCGTGCCGTACCCCTTCGGCTTCGGACCGCCGCGCTGCCACTGGCCGGGGCTCAACCTCACCTGCGACACGAGCGGCTCGCAGCCCCCGAGGCTGCTCCTCGGCGACGGCGCGCTCCGGGTCGCCGCGATCTCCCTCCTGAACGCCACCGTCCGCGTGGTGCGCGCGGGCTCCATCATCGACAGCGCCAGCGTCACCTCCGACCGCAACGTCTCCTTCGGCGGCGGCTTCGTGGACGCCGGGTACATGCTGTCCAACGGCAACGAGCTCGTGCTCTCCGGGTGCAACCTGCTGGCGACGCTGGTGGAGGACCTCGGCGTGGGGCCCGGCAGGTCCGGCATCATCAGCGGCTGCGCCTCCTTCTGCTCCTTCCGCAACAAGAAGGTGGACAGCGTCGGCCAGCTGGCCGGCAAGTACTGCTCCGGCATGGCGTGCTGCCAGGCGCCCATCAACTACCACAGCTCGCCCACCGGGGTGCACCTCCGGTGGCTGGACGCCGGGAACCACAGCGAGGCGCTGACGTTCCTGCCCACCTACGTGTTCGTGGCGGAGGAGGGGTGGTTCGACCGGAGGCCGCTGGCCGACGAGCTGCTGAGCGTGAAGCAGGGCCCGTCGAAGGCGGCGCTGGAGGTTCCCTTTGTCCTCCTGTGGGGCGTCAAGcagggcctcccaccgctgccgagcTTGACGGCCAACACGTCCACCGCTTGCTCCGACGAGGCGCACCGCAGGCTCTGCAAGAGCGACCACAGCGTGTGCGCGGTCGGAAACCTTGGTTATACGTGCCAGTGTCAAGGCGGCTACGACGGCAACCCCTACCTCACCCAAGGGTGCCAAG atgtcaatgaatgtgagcaGCCACATGACTATGGGTGCTTCGGCAAATGCATCAACACAATTGGTGGGTACAAATGTCAGTGCCCACAAGGAACCCACGGCAACTACACCATCAAGGATGGTTGCATCAAGTCTGCGGCTACAG GAACAAGCATCGGTATAGGAGTTGGCATTGCAGTAGGCTTTATGCTTTTGGTTCTCGCGACAATCTTCGTGGTCCAAAGGTTTAAACATAAGAGACAGATACTTTTGAAACAAAAGTTTTTCAAGCAAAATCGTGGACAGTTGTTGCAACAATTAGTGTCCCCAAGGATAGACATCGCAGAAAGGATGATCATTCCAATAGATGAACTTGCAAAGGCAACAAATAACTTTGACAAAGCACGTGAGCTTGGGGGTGGAGGCCATGGTACAGTCTACAAAGGGATCTTATCGGACCTACATGTTGTGGCCATCAAGAAGTCAAAGATCACTGTCCAGAAAGAGATAGACGAATTCATAAATGAGGTAGCCATCCTCTCACAGATCAATCACAGGAATGTAGTGAAGCTTATTGGATGTTGCCTAGAGACAGAGGTACCATTGTTGGTTTATGAGTTTGTTTCTAATGGAACCCTCTATGACCATCTCCATGTTGAAAGGCCAAAATCCCTTTCATGGGTAACTAGGTTCAGGATTGCAACTGAAATTGCGAGTGCTCTTGCCTATCTTCACTCCTCAGTTTCAATCCCAATTATTCATAGAGATATCAAGTCTAGTAACATACTTCTGAATGAATCTATGACATCGAAGGTGTCAGACTTTGGAGCTTCAAGATACATTCCGACGGATAAAACAGGATTAACAACAATGGTTCAAGGAACAATTGGATACTTGGATCCTATGTACTTCTACACAGGCCGCCTCACAGAGAAAAGTGATGTGTATAGCTTCGGTGTCATTCTCATCGAACTGCTAACAAGGAAGAAACCATTTTCGTATTTCTTCCTTGATGGAGATGGCCTTGTTTCTCATTTTGTCAAGCTGCTTGCTGATCAAATGTTGGTCCAAATACTAGATCCGCAGGTCATAGAGGAGGGAGGCAAAGAAGTTCATCAACTCTCCATACTTGCAGCATCATGTATAAAGTTAAATGCTGAGGACCGGCCTACAATGCGACAGGTGGAACATACACTCGAAGGCCTCATTGTATCCAAGAAATTTATCCAAAACAATGTGGAAGTTGAGAAAATCTTAGAGAATGGCATTACTATGATGAATTGCTCGTTGAAAGAAGGCAGAAAAAGCCCGCCAGAATGCAGCAGAAGATATAGCATGGAAGAAGAAATATTGATGTCTGCAAGGTACCCTCGGTAG